Proteins from a genomic interval of Chryseobacterium indologenes:
- a CDS encoding nitrogen regulatory IIA protein translates to MKKLRANMDRYFDKLDERWRALPLRKQHQYTLYFFVGYLLLTVAVIGKVMYDTSKSGNGMVIEHIENPVLKSKNPARLQDSVSTILKNQIYERK, encoded by the coding sequence ATGAAAAAATTAAGAGCAAATATGGACAGGTACTTTGACAAGCTGGACGAACGTTGGCGGGCGTTGCCCTTGCGCAAACAGCACCAATATACGCTGTACTTCTTTGTGGGTTATCTGCTGCTTACCGTAGCGGTCATTGGCAAAGTGATGTACGATACCTCAAAGTCCGGTAACGGTATGGTCATAGAGCATATCGAAAACCCTGTCCTTAAAAGTAAAAACCCTGCAAGGTTGCAGGATAGTGTATCAACAATTTTAAAAAATCAGATTTATGAAAGAAAATGA